The following proteins are co-located in the Kiritimatiellaceae bacterium genome:
- a CDS encoding prolyl oligopeptidase family serine peptidase, whose product MSVLLASAFTHAAAEESQIEARIFQSKDGGTMPYRILKPANYDPGVKYPLVLCLHGAAGCGADNTSRGTEAFTALSAPEVRKAYPAFLLTPQCPSGKRWVNTPWNEGSYSTTNIPVSEQMKQVMEILDSVEKEFSIDPSRIYVTGQSMGGYGTWDIVLRNPHKFAAAVPVCGAGDPGQAKSIAHLPVWAFHGEKDPTVPVAGSREMIRALKEAGSAARYTEYPGVGHSSWTPAWKDKELIPWLFSQRKAVEPVSKAMGK is encoded by the coding sequence ATGTCGGTTCTACTAGCTTCCGCGTTCACCCATGCTGCTGCAGAAGAGTCACAGATAGAGGCCCGTATCTTCCAAAGCAAAGACGGCGGCACCATGCCTTACCGGATTCTCAAACCGGCCAATTACGATCCCGGTGTAAAATATCCGCTGGTGCTGTGCCTCCATGGCGCCGCCGGATGCGGAGCCGACAACACAAGCCGGGGAACAGAAGCTTTTACGGCCCTGTCGGCGCCGGAAGTGCGAAAGGCATATCCGGCTTTTCTTCTGACACCTCAATGTCCGTCCGGAAAACGATGGGTCAACACGCCGTGGAATGAAGGCTCCTATTCCACTACCAATATACCGGTCAGTGAGCAGATGAAACAGGTCATGGAAATTCTCGATTCCGTGGAAAAAGAATTCAGCATCGATCCGTCCCGCATCTACGTCACGGGACAATCCATGGGCGGTTATGGAACCTGGGACATTGTTCTGCGTAATCCGCACAAATTTGCCGCCGCCGTTCCGGTGTGCGGTGCAGGCGACCCCGGTCAAGCAAAGAGTATCGCACACCTTCCGGTCTGGGCGTTTCACGGCGAGAAAGACCCAACGGTTCCGGTTGCCGGTTCGCGGGAAATGATTCGGGCTCTCAAAGAGGCTGGCAGTGCGGCCCGGTACACCGAATATCCCGGCGTCGGACATAGTTCGTGGACACCGGCATGGAAGGATAAAGAATTGATTCCGTGGCTGTTCAGTCAGCGGAAAGCAGTCGAACCCGTCAGCAAGGCGATGGGTAAATGA
- a CDS encoding sulfatase yields MKKPNIVFILIDDMGWKDIACCGSEFYETPNLDRLAGQGMRFTDAYASCPVCSPTRASILAGKYPATVGITDWIDSDNYVHPARGKLIDVPYLKQLPTSEYSLAKALKAGGYRTWHVGKWHLGGDGYLPQNHGFDVNIGGGRQGYPGPGGYFSPWTIEAFKDVVVPDGTDLTDYLTDQAINLIREKSDAPYFLNLWHYTVHTPIQAKADKIKKYEDKAKAMGLDEMKTFEEGDFYPCEHKKDKRILRRLVQSDAVYAAMIETLDDNIGRLMDAIEESGEAGNTIVIFTSDNGGLATAEGSPTCNAPLAEGKGWMYEGGTREPLFIRWPGVIDAGSVCRTPVTSPDFYPTLLEAAGLDLIPGQHVDGVSFLPLLNGGKIPEPRAIFWHYPHYGNQGGTPGSSVRLGNYKLIEFFEDDRIELYGLENDPGETQNLSGKLPELARSMRETLHQWQRHVEAKIPQPNPEWKNCIATVPVAL; encoded by the coding sequence ATGAAAAAGCCGAATATCGTCTTCATCCTGATCGACGATATGGGCTGGAAAGATATCGCCTGCTGCGGCAGCGAGTTTTACGAAACTCCGAACCTCGACCGGCTGGCCGGTCAGGGTATGCGGTTCACCGATGCCTACGCATCCTGCCCCGTCTGCTCGCCGACCCGGGCGAGTATCCTCGCCGGAAAATATCCGGCAACGGTGGGAATCACCGACTGGATTGACTCGGACAATTATGTCCATCCGGCGCGCGGTAAACTCATTGATGTTCCCTACCTGAAGCAGCTGCCGACCTCCGAGTATTCGCTCGCCAAAGCGCTGAAGGCTGGCGGCTACCGCACCTGGCATGTCGGCAAATGGCACCTCGGCGGCGACGGATACCTGCCGCAGAACCACGGCTTCGATGTCAATATCGGCGGCGGACGGCAGGGCTATCCCGGACCGGGCGGCTATTTCAGTCCATGGACCATTGAAGCGTTCAAAGACGTCGTCGTTCCGGACGGAACCGATCTCACCGACTACCTGACCGATCAGGCCATCAATCTGATTCGCGAAAAAAGCGATGCGCCGTACTTCCTGAATCTGTGGCACTACACCGTCCATACGCCTATTCAGGCCAAGGCGGACAAAATCAAAAAGTATGAAGACAAGGCCAAAGCCATGGGCCTCGATGAGATGAAGACCTTCGAGGAAGGCGACTTCTATCCCTGCGAACACAAAAAGGATAAACGGATTCTCCGCCGCCTCGTTCAGTCCGACGCCGTCTATGCCGCCATGATCGAAACGCTCGACGACAACATCGGACGTCTGATGGACGCCATTGAAGAATCCGGCGAAGCCGGTAACACCATCGTCATCTTCACCTCCGACAACGGCGGACTGGCGACCGCCGAGGGCTCGCCGACCTGCAACGCGCCGCTGGCGGAAGGAAAAGGCTGGATGTACGAAGGCGGCACGCGCGAACCGTTATTTATCCGCTGGCCCGGCGTGATTGACGCCGGCTCCGTCTGCCGCACACCGGTCACCAGCCCCGACTTCTACCCCACTCTGCTCGAAGCCGCCGGACTCGATCTGATTCCCGGCCAGCACGTTGACGGCGTAAGTTTTCTTCCGCTCCTGAACGGCGGAAAAATTCCGGAGCCGCGCGCCATCTTCTGGCACTACCCTCATTACGGAAATCAGGGCGGAACGCCCGGCTCCTCCGTCCGGCTCGGAAACTACAAACTGATCGAATTCTTCGAAGACGACCGGATCGAACTCTACGGTCTGGAAAACGATCCGGGCGAAACGCAAAACCTTTCCGGTAAACTGCCTGAACTTGCCCGAAGCATGCGGGAAACCCTGCATCAGTGGCAGCGGCACGTCGAAGCCAAAATCCCCCAGCCAAATCCGGAATGGAAAAACTGCATCGCAACCGTCCCGGTCGCCTTGTAA
- a CDS encoding FAD-dependent oxidoreductase, translating to MSALKVKENLYWVGVQDHDIRVFDIVMFTEYGTSYNSFILKTENHTVLFETVKLKFFDRFLENIKEVCDPATIDYIVIDHTEPDHAGSLEKLLDYAPNAKVLASNVALSYLRDICNREIPGKAVADDEVIAIDDIHLQFLSVPFLHWPDSIYTYIPELKTLVTCDSFGCHYADDKVFNDQIDGDFTPAYQYYFNCIMGPFKPYVQYALERIKPLAIETICCGHGPVLRKDIPHYIGLYDQWSKPAKKEKRSKPKVVTAFVSAYGYSERLAREISAGVRDVIDADVSLRDMVTEDHDKVLAEIKEADGFLLGTCTINGDALPPIMNLAMGLNGITEGGKLAGVFGSYGWSGEGPDMVMGRLSLLRMKTVEPAFKTVFNPENKDKLAKARKYGQKFGKKLQEEWVKLKTDATGKTYWKCTVCGEVFEGAMPPQNCPVCGAGQEAFIEYTPEVVTFRDDREMRVAIIGSGAGGLAAAEALRKRNDKAQIDLYTREELLPYYRPVLTRALADKVEDTEYFIHPEHFYEKNRINLHLGVTVESLSPRDKSFRLADGKTVKYDKLVLATGASCFIPPIQGANLTEVVALREKTDFDRLNGLLAGGPKKVAIVGGGLLGLETADALHRLGHNVTVLEACPSVLPRQLDPDGSPLFTKIIQKSGVEIHYGVYVEEILGEGKVTGLKTRAPQEIPADIVIVSAGIRPNVELAKAAGLHVDRGIEVNERMQTSDSGIYAVGDCAAVNGRCGGLWEPASLQGNVAGANIAGDDKTYACKLYGATLAAFGTSLFSIGDLGAGDGKYEQIMEYNELSGKYRKIYFKDGKVVGGVLLGDVKLTNPLLLSVTRGLDTETALEMIKL from the coding sequence GCTTCATCCTGAAGACGGAAAACCACACGGTGCTGTTTGAAACCGTGAAGCTGAAGTTTTTCGACCGGTTTCTCGAAAACATCAAAGAGGTCTGCGATCCGGCGACGATTGATTATATCGTGATCGACCATACCGAACCCGACCACGCCGGCTCGCTGGAAAAGCTGCTCGACTACGCGCCGAACGCCAAGGTGCTCGCATCCAACGTGGCGCTAAGTTATCTGCGCGACATTTGCAACCGTGAAATTCCCGGTAAAGCGGTGGCTGATGACGAAGTGATTGCGATTGATGACATCCATTTGCAGTTTCTCTCCGTGCCGTTTCTGCACTGGCCGGATTCCATCTATACCTACATTCCGGAACTCAAGACGCTGGTCACCTGCGACTCGTTCGGCTGTCACTACGCCGACGACAAGGTGTTCAACGATCAGATCGACGGGGATTTCACCCCAGCGTATCAGTATTACTTCAACTGCATCATGGGGCCGTTCAAACCGTATGTGCAGTATGCGCTGGAGCGCATCAAACCGCTGGCGATCGAAACGATTTGCTGCGGGCACGGGCCGGTACTGCGCAAAGATATTCCGCATTACATCGGCCTCTACGATCAGTGGAGCAAACCGGCGAAAAAAGAAAAGCGCAGCAAACCGAAAGTGGTCACCGCCTTTGTTTCCGCTTACGGCTACAGTGAACGGCTGGCACGCGAAATCAGCGCCGGTGTCCGCGACGTGATCGATGCCGACGTCAGTCTGCGCGATATGGTGACGGAAGATCACGATAAAGTGCTGGCGGAAATCAAAGAAGCCGACGGCTTTCTGCTCGGCACCTGTACGATCAACGGCGACGCGCTGCCGCCGATTATGAATCTGGCGATGGGACTCAATGGCATCACCGAAGGCGGCAAACTCGCTGGCGTTTTCGGCAGCTACGGCTGGAGCGGCGAAGGGCCGGACATGGTTATGGGCCGACTGAGCCTGCTGCGCATGAAGACCGTCGAACCCGCGTTCAAAACGGTTTTCAATCCGGAAAACAAAGACAAACTCGCCAAGGCCCGCAAGTACGGACAGAAGTTCGGCAAGAAACTTCAGGAGGAGTGGGTGAAATTGAAAACCGACGCTACCGGCAAGACCTACTGGAAATGCACCGTCTGTGGCGAAGTGTTCGAAGGGGCGATGCCGCCGCAGAACTGCCCGGTTTGCGGCGCAGGGCAGGAGGCGTTTATCGAGTACACGCCCGAAGTCGTCACGTTCCGCGACGACCGTGAAATGCGCGTCGCCATTATCGGTTCCGGCGCGGGCGGGCTCGCCGCCGCCGAAGCGCTGCGCAAGCGCAACGACAAAGCGCAGATTGATCTCTACACCCGCGAGGAGCTGTTGCCGTATTACCGTCCGGTGCTCACCCGTGCGCTGGCCGACAAGGTCGAAGACACCGAATACTTTATTCATCCGGAACATTTCTATGAAAAGAACCGGATCAACCTGCATCTCGGCGTGACGGTGGAAAGCCTGTCGCCGCGCGACAAGTCGTTCCGGCTGGCCGATGGCAAAACGGTGAAGTACGACAAACTGGTGCTGGCCACCGGCGCTTCGTGTTTTATTCCGCCGATTCAGGGGGCGAATCTGACGGAAGTGGTGGCGCTGCGCGAAAAGACCGACTTTGACCGTCTGAACGGACTGCTCGCTGGCGGACCGAAAAAAGTAGCGATTGTCGGCGGCGGACTGCTCGGCCTCGAAACCGCTGACGCGCTTCACCGGCTCGGCCACAACGTGACGGTGCTGGAAGCCTGTCCGTCGGTACTGCCGCGCCAGCTCGATCCTGACGGCTCACCGCTCTTCACCAAAATCATTCAGAAGAGCGGCGTCGAAATTCATTACGGCGTTTACGTCGAAGAAATTCTCGGCGAAGGCAAAGTGACCGGACTTAAAACCCGCGCACCGCAGGAAATTCCTGCCGACATCGTGATTGTTTCGGCGGGCATCCGCCCCAACGTGGAACTGGCGAAAGCGGCGGGACTGCATGTCGATCGCGGCATTGAAGTCAACGAACGGATGCAGACGTCGGATTCCGGCATCTACGCTGTCGGCGACTGCGCCGCCGTCAACGGACGCTGCGGCGGACTGTGGGAACCGGCGTCGCTGCAAGGCAATGTCGCCGGAGCCAATATTGCGGGCGATGACAAAACCTACGCATGCAAACTCTACGGCGCGACGCTGGCCGCCTTCGGCACTTCGCTGTTTTCCATCGGCGACCTCGGTGCCGGTGACGGAAAGTACGAACAGATTATGGAGTACAACGAACTGAGTGGCAAATACCGGAAGATCTACTTCAAAGACGGCAAGGTGGTCGGCGGCGTATTGCTCGGCGACGTGAAACTGACTAATCCGCTGTTGCTCAGCGTCACCCGCGGCCTCGACACCGAAACCGCGCTCGAAATGATAAAGCTGTAG